CGTAGACCATGTCGAAATGTCCTCAAATCTTATTCCAAACACAAGTAGTATTTGTATTTGGGGCAGCTGACAAACAgtcctgggtgtgtgttcagCCATCTGTGGCTAGGATCAGCATAGCCCCAAATATGCCCACGTTATGCCCAATCAGTTTCAATTGGTTCCAGAACTCCACCCGGCAGTTGTTGTGCCAGTAGCCCAAGTTCCCATCGATGAAAagcaggaccaggggcaggactACGGCCAGGACCTGGGCCGCCAGCCGAACGTAGCAGCCGGAGAGGAAAGCCAGGGCTAGCACCCCAAACATCACCACCAGAAGCATCAGCGTGATCTCGCCACCAGGAATGTGGTTCAGGTAGGCCATTCTGTCCTCTTTACTGTGTTGCAGCGAGTACACCTGGTGGTGGGAACAGAATACTGCA
This DNA window, taken from Hypomesus transpacificus isolate Combined female chromosome 13, fHypTra1, whole genome shotgun sequence, encodes the following:
- the tmem101 gene encoding transmembrane protein 101 isoform X2 — translated: MGAAVLCASFMSFGVKRRWFALAAAMQLAISTYVSYIGEQVHYTDWLKVRMYSRVLAIIGGFLIMASGAGEVYRQKPRTRSLQSTGQVFLGVYLICVVYSLQHSKEDRMAYLNHIPGGEITLMLLVVMFGVLALAFLSGCYVRLAAQVLAVVLPLVLLFIDGNLGYWHNNCRVEFWNQLKLIGHNVGIFGAMLILATDG